One region of Mangifera indica cultivar Alphonso chromosome 3, CATAS_Mindica_2.1, whole genome shotgun sequence genomic DNA includes:
- the LOC123211598 gene encoding pectinesterase-like: MAKKKHIIISVSAVILIATVVAVAVGASRRGGGDAPPSHRVATTSKAIKAICQPTAYKQTCEKSLNTLGGNFTDPEDLIKVEIKAAIDELKLAVNNTSARKYANEDPMVKQAFENCHDLLDSAIEDLNISFGRMGALDIRQPDNFIEDVKIFLSGAATFQESCLDEFANVRGDFGEKMKKLLNTSRELTSNGLAMMNDLSSVLKSFKITSTKRRLLTRDEFPSWVNAGRRRLLVENPGTIQADVIVAQDGSGKFKTISEALNLVPTNPTKKTFVIYIKEGIYKEYVTVAKNMPNVMFIGDGPLKTKITGNKNFIDGTKTMNTATVSILGPNFMAKDIGFENSAGAEKHQAVALRVQADHSIFFNCQMDGYQDTLYVHAHRQFYRDCTITGTIDYIFGDAAAIFQNCKMIFRKPLENQNVVVTAQGRSDENSVSGLVLHNCTITGDPDYMTVKNKNKGYLGRPWKMFSRTVYLQSDIGDVIQPDGWFPWDGNINLDTCWYAEYGNRGLGSDTSKRVTWPGIRKLTPEQAADFTVEKFYGDDWIKPSGVPYIPGMF, encoded by the exons ATGGCGAAGAAGAAGCACATTATTATTAGTGTGTCCGCTGTGATCTTGATAGCCACGGTGGTGGCTGTTGCGGTTGGTGCTAGTCGCAGAGGTGGCGGTGATGCCCCTCCATCTCATCGGGTTGCCACTACATCAAAGGCTATCAAAGCCATTTGTCAACCAACTGCTTACAAACAAACTTGTGAAAAGAGCCTCAACACTCTGGGTGGAAACTTCACCGACCCTGAAGACTTGATCAAGGTTGAAATTAAAGCCGCAATCGATGAACTGAAGCTAGCCGTTAACAATACATCTGCACGGAAATATGCAAATGAAGATCCAATGGTTAAACAGGCTTTTGAGAATTGTCATGATCTTTTGGATTCAGCCATTGAAGATCTCAATATCTCCTTCGGTCGAATGGGTGCACTGGACATTAGACAACCGGATAATTTCATTGAAGACGTGAAAATTTTTCTCAGCGGCGCTGCCACATTCCAAGAAAGTTGCTTGGATGAATTTGCTAACGTAAGGGGTGATTttggagagaaaatgaaaaagcttTTGAATACTTCAAGGGAGCTTACAAGCAATGGTCTAGCAATGATGAATGATTTATCTTCAGTCctcaaatcatttaaaataacaaGCACAAAGAGACGGCTTCTCACTCGAGATGAATTTCCGTCATGGGTTAATGCGGGGCGTCGTAGACTCCTTGTTGAAAATCCTGGAACAATTCAAGCTGATGTTATTGTAGCTCAGGATGGTAGTGGCAAATTCAAGACCATCTCTGAAGCTCTCAATCTTGTCCCTACCAACCCCACGAAAAAAACATTTGTTATTTACATCAAAGAAGGAATTTATAAAGAGTATGTCACCGTCGCAAAGAACATGCCCAATGTTATGTTCATCGGGGATGGCCCCTTAAAGACCAAGATCACCGGCAACAAGAACTTCATTGATGGAACCAAGACCATGAACACTGCAACAGTTT CCATATTGGGACCCAATTTCATGGCGAAGGACATTGGATTTGAGAACAGTGCAGGAGCTGAAAAGCACCAAGCTGTGGCTTTGCGTGTGCAAGCTGACCATTCAATCTTCTTCAACTGCCAAATGGATGGGTACCAAGACACTCTCTACGTTCACGCTCATCGCCAATTCTACAGAGACTGCACCATCACTGGGACCATTGACTACATCTTTGGTGATGCAGCCGCCATTTTTCAGAACTGCAAGATGATATTCAGGAAACCATTGGAGAATCAAAATGTCGTCGTGACAGCTCAAGGAAGAAGCGATGAGAACTCGGTCTCAGGACTGGTTCTCCATAATTGCACCATCACTGGTGACCCTGATTACATGAcggttaaaaacaaaaacaagggATACCTCGGCAGGCCCTGGAAGATGTTCTCAAGAACAGTTTATTTGCAGTCTGATATTGGAGATGTGATTCAACCAGACGGATGGTTTCCCTGGGATGGTAATATTAATCTTGACACTTGTTGGTATGCAGAATATGGCAACAGGGGTCTTGGTTCTGACACGTCAAAGAGAGTTACATGGCCTGGTATACGGAAACTCACTCCTGAGCAAGCTGCTGATTTCACTGTGGAAAAGTTCTACGGGGACGATTGGATTAAGCCTAGTGGTGTGCCCTACATCCCTGGCATGTTCTGA